One Curtobacterium sp. MCLR17_032 genomic window carries:
- a CDS encoding Trp biosynthesis-associated membrane protein yields MKRSRPLVVVIGLLVAGLVMLSWTQTWFTVHLDHTAAVVKTVDADGATVVPQYTAVAIASLALFLAMTIAGRVVRVVLAVVQVLLGVAVVVSGVTALSDPVAAARSAIGSVAGVSDLGAVRRVVTGVDVSLWPVVGIIGGVLAALLGVAVLFLQRSWPGPSRKYGDAATPGAATAAGVAGGPASGADAVRRPVVRDAVVDWDDLSAGVDPTAGDAAAGQPDTLDTVGSTERRPTGGASDNEEHREQH; encoded by the coding sequence GTGAAGCGTTCCCGCCCACTCGTCGTCGTCATCGGGCTGCTGGTCGCCGGACTCGTGATGCTCTCGTGGACACAGACCTGGTTCACCGTGCACCTCGACCACACCGCGGCCGTCGTCAAGACCGTCGACGCGGACGGCGCCACCGTCGTGCCGCAGTACACGGCCGTCGCGATCGCCAGCCTCGCGCTGTTCCTCGCCATGACCATCGCCGGGCGCGTGGTCCGGGTCGTGCTCGCGGTCGTGCAGGTCCTGCTCGGGGTGGCCGTCGTCGTCTCGGGTGTGACCGCCCTGTCCGACCCGGTCGCCGCCGCACGGAGCGCCATCGGCTCGGTGGCCGGCGTCAGTGACCTCGGCGCGGTCCGACGGGTCGTCACCGGCGTCGACGTCAGCCTCTGGCCGGTCGTCGGGATCATCGGCGGGGTCCTCGCCGCGCTCCTCGGTGTCGCGGTGCTGTTCCTGCAGCGGTCCTGGCCCGGTCCGAGCCGGAAGTACGGCGACGCCGCCACGCCCGGGGCCGCCACCGCCGCCGGTGTCGCCGGGGGTCCGGCGTCCGGCGCGGACGCCGTCCGACGACCCGTCGTCCGCGATGCGGTGGTCGACTGGGACGACCTCAGCGCCGGTGTCGACCCGACCGCGGGGGACGCCGCCGCCGGGCAGCCCGACACCCTGGACACGGTAGGATCGACGGAGCGCCGCCCGACCGGTGGCGCCAGCGACAACGAGGAGCACCGTGAGCAACACTGA
- a CDS encoding anthranilate synthase component I, protein MSDSPRTTLRDDFDGLVREGHRVVPVVRALFADSETPVGVYRKLADGRAGSFLLESAGQGGLWSRWSFVGVRSFGVLTQDGDRAAWIDTGMSAERAVGSLDGQPLEVLARLHERWATPRVPGLPPLVGGTVGFIGWEAVRQLEHLPDAPPADFDVPGQALSFVSELAALDHRTGLVLLVATALNDGTDDADTLWSDAQARLDRMQADLVQPSIATVAEAFDIVEPTARSRSTPEEYAASIERSKQFIRDGDVFQVVISQRFDHDVTADPLDVYRVLRTLNPSPYMYFLSLEGRDGQPFWIVGASPEALVKVQDGRAMTHPIAGSRPRGATTEEDVRLGDELLADPKERAEHLMLVDLARNDLQKVCEPGTVAVTEFMTVERFSHIMHLVSSVEGAIRPGMSAIDVFRATFPAGTLSGAPKPRALQIIDELEPAKRGAYAGVVGYFDFAGDADVAIAIRTALIQDGVARVQAGAGLVADSDPTSEHVESVNKAAAPLRAVATANRMTVVTP, encoded by the coding sequence ATGAGCGACTCGCCCCGCACCACGCTCCGCGACGACTTCGACGGGCTCGTCCGCGAGGGCCACCGCGTGGTCCCCGTCGTCCGCGCGCTCTTCGCCGACAGCGAGACCCCGGTCGGCGTCTACCGGAAGCTCGCCGACGGTCGCGCCGGCTCGTTCCTCCTCGAGTCCGCCGGGCAGGGTGGCCTCTGGTCGCGCTGGTCCTTCGTCGGCGTCCGCAGCTTCGGTGTCCTCACCCAGGACGGCGACCGTGCCGCCTGGATCGACACCGGGATGTCCGCGGAGCGCGCCGTCGGGTCCCTCGACGGGCAACCGCTCGAGGTCCTGGCACGACTCCACGAGCGCTGGGCGACGCCCCGCGTGCCCGGTCTGCCGCCACTCGTCGGCGGCACCGTCGGCTTCATCGGGTGGGAGGCCGTGCGGCAGCTCGAACACCTGCCGGACGCACCTCCGGCCGACTTCGACGTGCCCGGGCAGGCGCTCTCCTTCGTGTCCGAGCTCGCCGCCCTCGACCACCGCACCGGCCTCGTGCTCCTGGTCGCGACGGCCCTGAACGACGGCACCGACGACGCCGACACCCTGTGGTCGGACGCGCAGGCCCGACTCGACCGCATGCAGGCCGACCTGGTGCAGCCGAGCATCGCGACCGTCGCCGAGGCGTTCGACATCGTCGAGCCGACCGCCCGCTCCCGGTCCACCCCGGAGGAGTACGCGGCGTCGATCGAGCGGTCGAAGCAGTTCATCCGCGACGGCGACGTGTTCCAGGTCGTCATCTCGCAGCGGTTCGACCACGACGTGACGGCCGACCCGCTGGACGTCTACCGGGTCCTCCGCACGCTGAACCCGAGCCCCTACATGTACTTCCTGTCCCTCGAGGGACGCGACGGCCAGCCGTTCTGGATCGTCGGCGCCTCGCCGGAGGCCCTGGTGAAGGTGCAGGACGGTCGGGCGATGACGCACCCGATCGCCGGCTCCCGGCCGCGCGGCGCCACCACGGAAGAGGACGTCCGACTCGGTGACGAGCTGCTGGCGGACCCGAAGGAACGCGCCGAGCACCTGATGCTCGTCGACCTGGCCCGCAACGACCTGCAGAAGGTGTGCGAGCCGGGCACCGTCGCCGTGACCGAGTTCATGACGGTCGAGCGGTTCAGCCACATCATGCACCTGGTGTCCAGCGTCGAGGGAGCGATCCGCCCGGGGATGTCGGCCATCGACGTGTTCCGCGCGACCTTCCCGGCCGGCACACTCTCCGGAGCGCCGAAGCCGCGTGCGCTGCAGATCATCGACGAACTCGAGCCCGCCAAGCGCGGGGCGTACGCGGGCGTGGTCGGCTACTTCGACTTCGCCGGGGACGCCGACGTCGCGATCGCGATCCGCACCGCCCTCATCCAGGACGGGGTCGCCCGCGTGCAGGCCGGCGCCGGACTGGTCGCGGACTCGGACCCGACGAGCGAACACGTCGAGTCCGTCAACAAGGCCGCCGCTCCGTTGCGTGCCGTGGCGACCGCCAACCGGATGACCGTGGTCACCCCGTGA
- the gltB gene encoding glutamate synthase large subunit translates to MYDPANEKDACGLAMVATLRGTPGHDIVDAALGALRNLEHRGAVGSDAGTGDGAGILCQVPDAFFRDVVDFDLPDAGQYAVGTAYLPLDADARADAKAAVEQLAVAEGLRVLGWREVPVRPEVLGTLARAAMPAFEQVFVASTHHDEHGALRSGIDLDRQAFRLRKRAEQGTELYFMSLSSRTMVYKGMVTTLQLEPFYPDLSDERFASRLAIVHSRYSTNTFPSWPLAQPFRSLAHNGEINTVRGNRNWMRARQSQLESELLGDMAPLLPIVSPGASDSASFDEVLELLTLTGRSLPHAMSMMVPEAWENQTDMDPELRAFYEYHSMLMEPWDGPAAITFTDGTLVGATLDRNGLRPGRFLVTDDGLIVMGSETGVIDVPAAKVVRKGRLRPGRMFLVDTENGRIIEDDEVKRDLATSGPWTEWLESGRINLNDLPEREHIVHTPASVTRRQRAFGYTEEEVRVLLRPMAQTGAEPLGAMGSDTPIAVLSQRPRLLFDYFTQQFAQVTNPPLDSIREQVITSMGLGLGPERNLLSAGPEHAKQIVLDFPVIDNDELAKVQHFETASGRHLSVTIRGLYRVDAGETAMEQRLQAVCDEVDAAIESGKQFIVLSDRDGNAESAPIPSLLLLAAVHHHLIRTEQRMKVGLIVEAGDVREVHHVATLIGYGASAINPYLAMETCENLVRSGMITGLTPEQAVKNVIKALGKGVLKIMSKMGISTVSSYAGAQAFEAVGLSQEFVDRYFTGTSSILGGVGVDVIAAENAERHAQAYPQDGAVLSHERLQTGGEYQWRREGPPHLFNPDTVFRLQHATRARRYDVFREYSKAVDDQSEQLMTLRGLFGFTAGDRTPVPLDEVEPIAEIVKRFNTGAMSYGSISQEAHETLAIAMNRLGARSNTGEGGEDVERLLDPERRSAIKQVASGRFGVTSMYLTHATDIQLKMAQGAKPGEGGQLPPQKVYPWVARTRHATAGVGLISPPPHHDIYSIEDLKQLIFDVKRANPSARVHVKLVSQSGIGAVAAGVTKALADVVLVSGHDGGTGASPLNSLKHAGTPWEIGLAETQQTLMLNGMRDRVTVQVDGQMKTGRDVVVAALLGAEEYGFATAPLVVEGCILMRVCHLDTCPVGVATQNPELRKRFSGKPEFVVNFFEFIAQEVRELLAELGFRSLDEAIGHADALDVDRAVEHWKASGLDLAPVLKGPEFAPDEPRSRRRAQDHELEQHFDVRLIAEASDVLEHGGTLTLDLPIRNTERAVGTMLGHEVTLRHGENGLPTGSIDITLRGSAGQSLGAFLPAGVTLRLVGDSNDYVGKGLSGGEIVVRPAEDVGFDPAENVIAGNVIGYGATQGSMFIRGIVGERFLVRNSGATAVVEGVGDHALEYMTGGLALILGETGRNLGAGMSGGTAYVRGLRHELVNTDALASGELRLEPLDSADVEIVTDLLRRHADETGSTIAAGLLDSGDLSEFVKVLPRDYAAVLETRRQAVDEGLDPDGTVVWNRILEVTGG, encoded by the coding sequence ATGTACGACCCGGCGAACGAGAAGGACGCCTGCGGTCTCGCCATGGTGGCGACGCTTCGCGGGACGCCCGGGCACGACATCGTCGACGCCGCCCTCGGCGCGCTCCGCAACCTCGAGCACCGCGGTGCGGTCGGGTCCGACGCCGGGACCGGTGACGGCGCCGGCATCCTCTGCCAGGTGCCGGACGCGTTCTTCCGCGACGTGGTCGACTTCGACCTGCCGGACGCCGGGCAGTACGCCGTGGGCACCGCCTACCTGCCGCTCGACGCCGACGCGCGCGCGGACGCCAAGGCCGCGGTCGAGCAGCTCGCCGTCGCCGAGGGACTCCGTGTCCTGGGCTGGCGCGAGGTGCCGGTCCGGCCCGAGGTCCTCGGCACGCTCGCCCGCGCCGCGATGCCCGCCTTCGAGCAGGTCTTCGTCGCGTCGACCCACCACGACGAGCACGGTGCGCTCCGCTCGGGCATCGACCTCGACCGCCAGGCCTTCCGACTGCGGAAGCGTGCGGAACAGGGCACCGAGCTCTACTTCATGTCGCTGTCCAGCCGCACCATGGTCTACAAGGGCATGGTCACGACGTTGCAGCTCGAGCCGTTCTACCCGGACCTCAGCGACGAGCGCTTCGCGTCCCGCCTGGCCATCGTGCACTCGCGGTACTCCACGAACACGTTCCCGTCGTGGCCGCTCGCGCAGCCGTTCCGCTCGCTCGCGCACAACGGCGAGATCAACACCGTCCGCGGCAACCGCAACTGGATGCGAGCGCGGCAGTCGCAGCTCGAGAGCGAACTGCTCGGTGACATGGCGCCGCTGCTGCCGATCGTCAGCCCCGGTGCGAGCGACTCGGCCTCGTTCGACGAGGTCCTGGAACTCCTCACGCTGACCGGCCGGTCCTTACCGCACGCGATGTCGATGATGGTGCCGGAGGCCTGGGAGAACCAGACCGACATGGACCCCGAGCTCCGGGCGTTCTACGAGTACCACTCGATGCTCATGGAGCCGTGGGACGGCCCGGCCGCGATCACCTTCACCGACGGCACGCTCGTCGGCGCGACGCTCGACCGCAACGGGCTGCGTCCCGGACGCTTCCTGGTCACCGACGACGGCCTCATCGTGATGGGCAGCGAGACCGGTGTCATCGACGTGCCCGCCGCGAAGGTCGTCCGCAAGGGGCGTCTCCGTCCGGGCCGGATGTTCCTGGTGGACACCGAGAACGGCCGGATCATCGAGGACGACGAGGTCAAGCGCGACCTGGCCACCTCGGGCCCGTGGACCGAGTGGCTCGAGTCCGGTCGCATCAACCTCAACGACCTGCCGGAGCGCGAGCACATCGTGCACACCCCGGCCTCGGTCACCCGTCGTCAGCGGGCGTTCGGGTACACCGAGGAAGAGGTCCGTGTCCTGCTGCGTCCGATGGCGCAGACCGGGGCCGAGCCGCTCGGTGCGATGGGCTCCGACACCCCGATCGCGGTGCTGTCGCAGCGCCCGCGCCTGCTGTTCGACTACTTCACGCAGCAGTTCGCACAGGTCACGAACCCGCCGCTCGACTCGATCCGCGAGCAGGTCATCACGTCGATGGGTCTCGGTCTCGGGCCGGAGCGCAACCTCCTGAGCGCCGGACCCGAGCACGCGAAGCAGATCGTCCTCGACTTCCCGGTGATCGACAACGACGAGCTGGCGAAGGTCCAGCACTTCGAGACGGCCTCGGGCCGGCACCTGAGCGTGACGATCCGTGGGCTCTACCGGGTCGACGCCGGCGAGACGGCGATGGAGCAGCGCCTCCAGGCCGTCTGTGACGAGGTCGACGCGGCGATCGAGTCGGGCAAGCAGTTCATCGTCCTGTCGGACCGCGACGGCAACGCCGAGAGCGCGCCGATCCCGAGCCTGCTGCTGCTCGCCGCCGTGCACCACCACCTGATCCGCACCGAGCAGCGCATGAAGGTCGGCCTGATCGTCGAGGCCGGCGACGTGCGCGAGGTGCACCACGTGGCGACCCTGATCGGGTACGGCGCTTCGGCGATCAACCCGTACCTGGCGATGGAGACGTGCGAGAACCTCGTGCGCTCCGGCATGATCACCGGGCTCACCCCGGAGCAGGCCGTCAAGAACGTCATCAAGGCGCTCGGCAAGGGCGTCCTGAAGATCATGTCGAAGATGGGCATCTCCACGGTGTCCAGCTACGCCGGCGCGCAAGCGTTCGAGGCGGTCGGGCTCAGCCAGGAGTTCGTCGACCGGTACTTCACCGGCACGTCGTCGATCCTCGGCGGGGTCGGCGTCGACGTGATCGCGGCCGAGAACGCCGAACGTCACGCCCAGGCGTACCCGCAGGACGGCGCGGTGCTCTCCCACGAGCGTCTGCAGACCGGCGGCGAGTACCAGTGGCGCCGCGAAGGACCGCCGCACCTGTTCAACCCGGACACCGTCTTCCGCCTGCAGCACGCCACCCGTGCCCGCCGGTACGACGTGTTCCGCGAGTACTCGAAAGCGGTCGACGACCAGTCCGAGCAGCTGATGACGCTGCGCGGCCTGTTCGGCTTCACCGCGGGCGACCGCACCCCGGTGCCGCTGGACGAGGTCGAGCCGATCGCCGAGATCGTGAAGCGCTTCAACACCGGTGCGATGTCCTACGGGTCCATCTCACAGGAGGCGCACGAGACCCTCGCGATCGCGATGAACCGTCTCGGTGCCCGGTCGAACACCGGCGAGGGCGGCGAGGACGTCGAGCGACTGCTCGACCCCGAGCGGCGCAGCGCGATCAAGCAGGTCGCCTCCGGGCGGTTCGGCGTGACGAGCATGTACCTCACGCACGCCACCGACATCCAGCTGAAGATGGCACAGGGCGCGAAGCCCGGCGAGGGTGGCCAGCTGCCCCCGCAGAAGGTGTACCCGTGGGTCGCCCGCACCCGCCACGCCACCGCGGGCGTCGGCCTCATCTCGCCGCCGCCGCACCACGACATCTACTCCATCGAGGACCTCAAGCAGCTGATCTTCGACGTCAAGCGCGCCAACCCCTCGGCCCGCGTGCACGTCAAGCTCGTCAGCCAGTCCGGCATCGGCGCGGTCGCAGCCGGCGTGACGAAGGCCCTGGCCGACGTGGTGCTCGTCTCCGGCCACGACGGTGGCACCGGCGCCAGCCCGCTGAACTCCTTGAAGCACGCCGGCACACCATGGGAGATCGGTCTCGCCGAGACGCAGCAGACGCTCATGCTCAACGGCATGCGCGACCGCGTCACGGTGCAGGTCGACGGGCAGATGAAGACCGGTCGCGACGTCGTCGTGGCCGCCCTGCTCGGCGCCGAGGAGTACGGCTTCGCCACCGCCCCGCTGGTGGTCGAGGGCTGCATCCTGATGCGCGTCTGCCACCTCGACACCTGCCCGGTGGGCGTCGCGACGCAGAACCCGGAGCTCCGCAAGCGCTTCTCCGGCAAGCCGGAGTTCGTCGTGAACTTCTTCGAGTTCATCGCGCAGGAGGTCCGCGAGCTCCTCGCCGAGCTCGGCTTCCGCAGCCTCGACGAGGCGATCGGTCACGCCGACGCCCTCGACGTCGACCGCGCGGTGGAGCACTGGAAGGCCTCGGGGCTCGACCTCGCGCCGGTGCTCAAGGGACCGGAGTTCGCCCCCGACGAGCCGCGCAGCCGCCGCCGGGCCCAGGACCACGAGCTCGAGCAGCACTTCGACGTCCGACTCATCGCCGAGGCGTCCGACGTGCTCGAGCACGGCGGCACGCTGACGCTCGACCTGCCGATCCGCAACACGGAGCGCGCGGTCGGCACGATGCTCGGGCACGAGGTCACCCTCCGGCACGGCGAGAACGGCCTGCCGACCGGCTCGATCGACATCACGCTGCGTGGGTCGGCCGGCCAGTCGCTCGGCGCGTTCCTCCCGGCGGGCGTCACGCTCCGGCTGGTCGGCGACAGCAACGACTACGTCGGCAAGGGCCTGTCCGGCGGCGAGATCGTCGTCCGCCCCGCCGAGGACGTCGGGTTCGACCCGGCCGAGAACGTCATCGCCGGCAACGTCATCGGCTACGGCGCGACCCAGGGCAGCATGTTCATCCGCGGCATCGTGGGGGAGCGCTTCCTGGTCCGGAACTCCGGCGCGACCGCGGTCGTCGAGGGCGTGGGCGACCACGCGCTCGAGTACATGACCGGTGGGCTCGCGCTCATCCTCGGCGAGACCGGCCGGAACCTCGGTGCCGGCATGTCGGGAGGCACGGCGTACGTCCGCGGGCTCCGGCACGAACTCGTCAACACCGACGCGCTGGCCTCCGGCGAGCTCCGCCTGGAGCCGCTGGACAGTGCCGACGTGGAGATCGTCACCGACCTGCTCCGCCGGCACGCCGACGAGACCGGTTCGACGATCGCCGCCGGTCTGCTCGACTCGGGCGACCTGTCCGAGTTCGTCAAGGTGCTGCCGCGCGACTACGCGGCCGTGCTCGAGACGCGTCGCCAGGCCGTCGACGAGGGCCTCGACCCGGACGGCACCGTCGTCTGGAACCGCATCCTGGAGGTCACCGGTGGCTGA
- the trpB gene encoding tryptophan synthase subunit beta, translating to MTSLRDLQGPYFGDFGGRFVPESLVLALDELETAFRTAWADPSFREELDTLQRDYTGRPSIITEVPRFAKHAGGARIILKREDLNHTGSHKINNVLGQALVARRLGKTRLIAETGAGQHGVATATAAALFGMDCVVYMGAVDTERQALNVARMRLLGAEVIPVETGSRTLKDAINDALRDWVANVESTHYLLGTVAGPHPFPEMVRQFHKVIGEEARQQVLDRVGRLPDAVAACVGGGSNAMGIFEAFLDDESVRLHGFEAGGDGVETGRHAASITLGREGVLQGAKSYLMQDEDGQTIESHSISAGLDYPSVGPEHAYLASIGRAKYEPITDTEAMEAFRLMSRTEGIIPAIESSHALAGAIKLGKELGPEGVILVNLSGRGDKDVASASRYFGILDETAVQS from the coding sequence GTGACCTCTCTCCGTGACCTGCAAGGCCCCTACTTCGGTGACTTCGGCGGGCGGTTCGTCCCCGAGTCGCTCGTCCTGGCGCTCGACGAGCTCGAGACCGCGTTCCGGACCGCGTGGGCGGACCCGTCCTTCCGCGAGGAACTGGACACCCTCCAGCGCGACTACACCGGCCGCCCCTCGATCATCACCGAGGTGCCGCGGTTCGCGAAGCACGCCGGTGGTGCCCGGATCATCCTCAAGCGCGAGGACCTGAACCACACCGGTTCGCACAAGATCAACAACGTGCTCGGGCAGGCGCTCGTCGCCCGCCGCCTCGGCAAGACCCGGTTGATCGCGGAGACCGGAGCCGGCCAGCACGGTGTCGCCACCGCGACCGCGGCTGCCCTGTTCGGCATGGACTGCGTCGTGTACATGGGTGCCGTCGACACCGAGCGCCAGGCACTCAACGTCGCCCGGATGCGTCTGCTCGGCGCCGAGGTCATCCCGGTCGAGACCGGTTCCCGCACCCTGAAGGACGCCATCAACGACGCCCTCCGCGACTGGGTGGCGAACGTCGAGTCCACCCACTACCTGCTGGGCACCGTCGCCGGTCCGCACCCCTTCCCGGAGATGGTCCGCCAGTTCCACAAGGTGATCGGCGAAGAAGCCCGGCAGCAGGTGCTCGACCGCGTCGGACGCCTGCCGGACGCCGTCGCCGCGTGCGTCGGTGGCGGGTCGAACGCGATGGGCATCTTCGAGGCGTTCCTCGACGACGAGTCGGTCCGTCTGCACGGCTTCGAAGCGGGCGGTGACGGCGTCGAGACCGGTCGGCACGCGGCCAGCATCACGCTCGGCCGTGAAGGCGTGCTGCAGGGTGCCAAGTCCTACCTGATGCAGGACGAGGACGGCCAGACCATCGAGAGCCACAGCATCTCCGCCGGGCTCGACTACCCGAGCGTCGGTCCGGAGCACGCGTACCTGGCGTCGATCGGGCGGGCGAAGTACGAGCCGATCACGGACACCGAGGCGATGGAGGCCTTCCGGCTGATGAGCCGGACCGAGGGCATCATCCCGGCGATCGAGTCCTCGCACGCCCTCGCCGGCGCGATCAAGCTCGGCAAGGAACTCGGGCCCGAGGGCGTCATCCTCGTGAACCTGTCCGGTCGTGGCGACAAGGACGTGGCCTCGGCCAGCCGGTACTTCGGCATCCTCGACGAGACGGCGGTCCAGTCGTGA
- the lgt gene encoding prolipoprotein diacylglyceryl transferase, which yields MPLLSIPSPSTAWQYFDLTAWLHDTFNVTLPLDFRIHAYAICILIGIVICVLLTNNRLNARGAERWIIIDIAIWAVPAGIIGGRLFHVFSHVSDYFGPGIDPFSIFYIWEGGLAIFGALILGSLGAWIGCRMAGLRFSAFIDAAAPGVLLAQAAGRLGNYFNHELFGMPTSLPWGLQIEATNPAYPKGLPEGVLFHPTFLYEIIWNVVGAVLILLLDRRFRLQWGRVMALYLVWYGLGRSVLESIRVDTSETFAGIRTNVWMSFAAILLGIIIFAIQTRRHVGKEPSPYLPGREPRSKSDVDSDDTYSEHDTTTGVADPEPVAAVADRH from the coding sequence ATGCCCCTCCTGAGCATCCCGAGCCCGAGCACGGCCTGGCAGTACTTCGACCTGACCGCGTGGCTGCACGACACGTTCAACGTGACGCTGCCGCTCGACTTCCGGATCCACGCGTACGCGATCTGCATCCTGATCGGGATCGTCATCTGCGTGCTGCTCACGAACAACCGGCTGAACGCCCGCGGCGCCGAGCGCTGGATCATCATCGACATCGCGATCTGGGCGGTGCCGGCGGGCATCATCGGCGGTCGCCTGTTCCACGTCTTCTCGCACGTCAGCGACTACTTCGGCCCGGGCATCGACCCGTTCTCGATCTTCTACATCTGGGAGGGCGGGCTCGCCATCTTCGGGGCGTTGATCCTCGGGTCGCTCGGCGCCTGGATCGGCTGCCGCATGGCGGGTCTCCGCTTCTCAGCCTTCATCGACGCCGCCGCTCCCGGTGTGCTCCTCGCCCAGGCGGCCGGTCGTCTCGGCAACTACTTCAACCACGAGCTCTTCGGCATGCCGACGAGCCTGCCGTGGGGTCTGCAGATCGAAGCCACCAACCCGGCCTACCCGAAGGGCCTGCCGGAGGGCGTGCTGTTCCACCCGACGTTCCTGTACGAGATCATCTGGAACGTCGTCGGCGCCGTGCTGATCCTGCTGCTCGACCGCCGCTTCCGCCTGCAGTGGGGCCGCGTCATGGCGCTCTACCTGGTCTGGTACGGCCTGGGCCGCTCGGTGCTCGAGTCCATCCGCGTCGACACGAGCGAGACCTTCGCCGGCATCCGCACCAACGTCTGGATGTCCTTCGCCGCGATCCTGCTCGGCATCATCATCTTCGCCATCCAGACCCGACGACACGTCGGGAAGGAACCGAGCCCGTACCTGCCGGGTCGCGAGCCTCGCTCGAAGTCCGATGTAGACTCGGACGACACCTACTCGGAGCACGACACCACCACCGGTGTCGCCGATCCGGAGCCGGTCGCCGCCGTCGCCGACCGACACTGA
- the trpA gene encoding tryptophan synthase subunit alpha, translated as MSTNRTVAETIDHANAERAGAVVGYLPAGYPDLQTSVDAAVALAENGVDVIELGLPYSDPVMDGPVIQRAAEESLSNGFKVAQVFDAVNAITERVDVPVLVMTYWNPVLRYGVERFADDLVAAGAAGLITPDLIPDEGQQWIDASERTGLDRVFLAAPSSTDTRMRQAVDRSRGFVYAVSTMGVTGARVGVDTAARTVVSRLRDAGVQRTCVGLGISTADQVAEVLEYADGAIIGSAFVRALADLGVTGVADRAADLSSGAARR; from the coding sequence GTGAGCACGAACAGGACCGTCGCCGAGACGATCGACCACGCCAACGCCGAGCGCGCCGGGGCCGTCGTCGGCTACCTGCCTGCCGGCTACCCGGACCTGCAGACCAGCGTGGACGCCGCCGTCGCCCTCGCCGAGAACGGCGTCGACGTCATCGAGCTCGGCCTGCCGTACTCCGACCCCGTCATGGACGGCCCCGTCATCCAGCGGGCGGCGGAGGAGAGCCTGTCCAACGGCTTCAAGGTCGCCCAGGTGTTCGACGCCGTCAACGCGATCACCGAGCGCGTCGACGTGCCGGTCCTCGTGATGACCTACTGGAACCCGGTGCTGCGCTACGGCGTCGAACGGTTCGCCGACGACCTGGTCGCCGCCGGTGCCGCCGGTCTCATCACGCCGGACCTCATCCCCGACGAGGGCCAGCAGTGGATCGACGCCTCCGAGCGCACCGGGCTCGACCGGGTGTTCCTCGCCGCGCCGTCCTCGACCGACACCCGGATGCGTCAGGCCGTCGACCGCAGCCGAGGCTTCGTGTACGCGGTCTCGACGATGGGCGTCACCGGTGCCCGGGTGGGCGTCGACACGGCAGCCCGCACGGTGGTCTCGCGCCTGCGCGACGCCGGCGTCCAGCGCACCTGTGTCGGCCTCGGCATCTCGACTGCCGACCAGGTCGCCGAGGTGCTCGAGTACGCCGACGGGGCGATCATCGGCTCGGCGTTCGTCCGTGCCCTCGCTGACCTCGGCGTGACCGGGGTGGCCGACCGCGCCGCCGACCTGTCGTCCGGCGCAGCACGGCGCTGA
- the trpC gene encoding indole-3-glycerol phosphate synthase TrpC has product MLQSLVAGALEDAAARRLDRPYADVERDLDRVASPLDALEFLAPGDRVKILAEVKRASPSRGAMATIADPAALAADYERGGASAISVLTEGRKFLGSLADLEAVKARVGVPVLRKDFIADPYQVVEARAAGADIVLLIVAALDQPTLVQLHGLAEELGMRVLVEAHSADEVSRGLDAGARILGVNARDLTDFSLDRDLFGSLADRIPDGVVRVAESAVKTPADVAHYRSAGADVVLVGEALVTGADPAATLASFIDG; this is encoded by the coding sequence CTGCTGCAGAGCCTGGTCGCCGGGGCGCTCGAAGACGCGGCCGCTCGTCGGCTCGACCGTCCGTACGCGGACGTCGAACGCGACCTCGACCGGGTGGCCTCGCCGCTCGACGCGCTCGAGTTCCTGGCACCCGGCGACCGGGTGAAGATCCTCGCAGAGGTCAAGCGGGCGAGCCCGTCCCGTGGCGCGATGGCCACCATCGCCGACCCGGCAGCCCTCGCCGCGGACTACGAGCGCGGCGGCGCCTCGGCGATCAGCGTCCTGACCGAGGGCCGCAAGTTCCTCGGCAGCCTGGCCGACCTCGAAGCCGTCAAGGCGCGCGTCGGGGTGCCGGTGCTCCGCAAGGACTTCATCGCCGACCCCTACCAGGTCGTCGAAGCGCGTGCGGCCGGGGCGGACATCGTGCTGCTGATCGTCGCGGCACTCGACCAGCCGACCCTCGTGCAGCTCCACGGCCTGGCCGAAGAGCTCGGCATGCGCGTCCTGGTCGAGGCGCACTCCGCTGACGAGGTCTCCCGTGGCCTCGACGCCGGTGCGCGCATCCTCGGCGTGAACGCCCGCGACCTCACCGACTTCTCGCTCGACCGTGACCTCTTCGGGTCCCTGGCCGACCGCATCCCCGACGGGGTCGTCCGCGTGGCCGAGTCCGCCGTGAAGACCCCTGCCGACGTCGCCCACTACCGGTCCGCCGGTGCCGACGTCGTCCTCGTCGGGGAAGCGCTGGTCACCGGCGCCGACCCCGCCGCCACGCTCGCGTCGTTCATCGACGGCTGA
- a CDS encoding DUF6704 family protein, with translation MSNTEPAELGEGHSPAAWTAVVIMLIGFAAGTLCFWFDLAWGVWASAAVVVIGLIVGFAMGKAGYGVNGPKYVTKHHGG, from the coding sequence GTGAGCAACACTGAGCCCGCAGAACTCGGCGAAGGCCACTCGCCGGCGGCCTGGACGGCCGTCGTCATCATGCTGATCGGCTTCGCCGCCGGAACGCTGTGCTTCTGGTTCGACCTCGCCTGGGGTGTGTGGGCGTCTGCCGCCGTCGTCGTGATCGGCCTGATCGTGGGCTTCGCGATGGGCAAGGCCGGCTACGGCGTCAACGGACCGAAGTACGTCACCAAGCACCACGGCGGCTGA